A portion of the Cellulophaga algicola DSM 14237 genome contains these proteins:
- a CDS encoding 6-pyruvoyl trahydropterin synthase family protein: MSNIRITKQFNFETGHALYGYDGKCRNVHGHSYKLSVTVIGRPITDTTHVKLGMVIDFSDLKKIVKEEIVDQFDHATVFNKNTPHVELAKELTDRGHMVILADYQPTSENMVIDFSARIKSRLPENIQLHSLRLQETDTSFAEWYASDNPL; this comes from the coding sequence ATGAGTAATATCAGAATCACCAAGCAATTTAATTTTGAAACCGGTCACGCCCTTTATGGTTATGATGGTAAATGTAGAAACGTACACGGCCATAGTTATAAACTTTCTGTTACGGTAATTGGTAGGCCTATTACGGATACTACGCATGTAAAATTAGGTATGGTGATAGACTTTAGTGATCTTAAAAAGATTGTCAAAGAAGAAATCGTAGACCAGTTTGACCATGCAACTGTATTTAATAAAAATACACCTCACGTAGAATTAGCCAAAGAGCTTACGGACCGTGGTCACATGGTAATTTTAGCAGATTACCAACCTACTAGTGAGAATATGGTGATAGATTTTTCTGCACGGATCAAATCAAGACTACCAGAAAACATCCAATTACATTCGTTAAGACTACAAGAAACAGATACCTCTTTTGCGGAGTGGTATGCTAGTGATAATCCCCTCTAA
- a CDS encoding UDP-2,3-diacylglucosamine diphosphatase: MEVPEGKKVYFASDNHLGAPTMEHSYPREKKFVAWLDEIKTDAAAIFLLGDMFDFWMEYKTVVPKGFTRTLGKLAEIADSGIPIYYFVGNHDLWMNGYFEEELGIPVFHSPQQFTFNDTSFFIGHGDGLGPGDKGYKRMKKVFTNPFSKWLFRWLHPDLGVRLAQYLSVKNKLISGDDDAQFLGEDNEWLVQYAKRKLEKDHYDYFVFGHRHLPLDITLSEKSKYINTGDWISYYTYGVFDGEKMNLKEYTILK, translated from the coding sequence ATAGAAGTTCCAGAAGGTAAGAAAGTATACTTCGCTAGTGATAATCACCTGGGTGCTCCTACTATGGAACACAGTTATCCAAGAGAGAAAAAATTTGTGGCTTGGTTGGATGAAATTAAAACAGATGCAGCGGCTATCTTTTTATTAGGCGATATGTTTGATTTTTGGATGGAATATAAAACCGTAGTTCCAAAAGGCTTCACTAGAACATTAGGAAAATTAGCAGAAATTGCGGACTCTGGAATTCCAATCTATTACTTTGTAGGAAATCATGATCTTTGGATGAATGGTTATTTTGAAGAAGAACTAGGTATTCCTGTTTTTCATTCACCCCAACAATTTACATTTAATGATACATCATTCTTTATAGGCCATGGTGATGGTTTAGGTCCTGGTGATAAAGGATACAAACGAATGAAAAAAGTATTTACGAATCCGTTTTCTAAATGGCTTTTTAGATGGTTGCATCCTGATTTAGGCGTTCGGTTAGCACAATACCTTTCCGTAAAAAATAAGCTAATCTCTGGTGATGACGATGCTCAATTTTTAGGCGAAGATAACGAGTGGCTCGTACAATATGCAAAACGCAAGCTAGAGAAAGACCATTATGATTACTTTGTTTTTGGCCACAGACACTTGCCTTTAGATATCACCTTAAGTGAAAAATCTAAATATATTAATACTGGAGATTGGATTAGTTATTATACCTACGGCGTTTTTGATGGTGAAAAAATGAACCTAAAAGAGTATACTATTTTAAAATAA